One Streptomyces sp. B21-105 genomic region harbors:
- a CDS encoding restriction endonuclease subunit S: protein MSGISEISQELSSNGVEYRALGQIGEFMRGQGLQKADLRDKGVPAVHYGQIHTSYGVWATETKSFTDQVIAAKLRHAKPGDLLIATTSEDDDAVAKATAWLGKVEAVLSGDAYIFRHGLDPKYVSYFFQSTFFQKQKRRFISGTKVRRISGDSLSKILIPVPPLEAQRKIVGVLDHFSQLEAELEAELEAELEARHRQYQYYRDKLVSEAVGAEYTRLGDVGSFVRGRRFTKNDVVDSGIPSIHYGEIYTEYGTSTNEAVRQVRVELHDQLRYAEPGSVVFAGVGETVEDVGKAVAWLGNEPVATHDDTFVFTSPLNPKYVAYAVQTRDFHRQKERHVSRAKVKRLSAAGLADIRIPVPNLAVQEKIVETLDDFDSLVRGISLELPPEISFRRKQYEHYRDRLLTFKEAAA, encoded by the coding sequence GTGAGTGGCATCAGCGAAATTTCTCAGGAGTTGTCTTCCAACGGAGTCGAGTACCGCGCGCTCGGTCAAATCGGCGAGTTTATGCGCGGGCAGGGACTGCAGAAAGCGGATCTGCGCGATAAGGGCGTCCCCGCAGTGCACTACGGCCAGATCCACACCTCCTATGGCGTATGGGCGACCGAGACAAAGTCATTTACCGACCAGGTCATCGCAGCCAAGCTTCGCCACGCGAAGCCGGGAGACCTCTTGATCGCGACAACTAGCGAGGACGACGACGCCGTTGCCAAGGCAACCGCTTGGCTTGGCAAGGTGGAGGCCGTGCTGAGCGGAGATGCTTACATTTTTCGTCATGGACTTGATCCGAAGTACGTCTCGTACTTCTTCCAGTCGACGTTTTTCCAGAAACAGAAGCGTCGCTTTATCTCTGGGACGAAGGTCCGTCGCATCTCCGGCGATTCGCTCTCGAAGATCCTAATCCCCGTCCCGCCCCTTGAAGCGCAGCGGAAAATCGTGGGGGTTCTCGATCATTTCAGTCAGCTGGAGGCGGAACTGGAGGCGGAACTGGAGGCGGAACTGGAAGCGCGCCACCGCCAGTATCAGTACTACCGAGATAAGTTGGTGAGCGAGGCTGTCGGGGCGGAGTATACTCGCCTAGGTGACGTTGGTTCCTTTGTGCGTGGACGTCGTTTCACCAAGAACGATGTGGTCGATTCTGGAATCCCAAGTATCCATTACGGTGAGATTTATACCGAATATGGAACCTCCACTAACGAGGCCGTTAGGCAGGTCCGTGTTGAGCTTCACGATCAACTCCGGTATGCAGAGCCTGGGAGCGTAGTATTCGCCGGTGTTGGCGAAACGGTTGAAGACGTGGGTAAAGCTGTTGCGTGGCTAGGAAATGAACCAGTAGCGACACACGACGACACGTTTGTCTTTACCTCTCCGTTGAATCCTAAGTATGTCGCTTATGCAGTGCAGACAAGGGATTTTCATCGCCAGAAGGAACGCCATGTGTCTCGGGCTAAGGTGAAGAGGCTGTCAGCGGCTGGTCTCGCCGATATCAGGATCCCAGTCCCGAATCTGGCAGTGCAGGAGAAGATCGTTGAGACGCTCGACGATTTTGATTCTCTCGTCAGGGGCATCAGTCTCGAGCTACCTCCTGAGATCTCATTTCGCCGCAAGCAGTACGAGCACTACCGTGATCGGCTCTTGACGTTCAAAGAGGCTGCGGCATGA
- a CDS encoding helix-turn-helix domain-containing protein: MALKRSLVPQSVYRRQLAARLKELRDATGLTLTEVADQLEVNQGSLSRIENGERGTTPVLVRALLDLYGVKDDDRRADALDLVRADKEQQKPWWRKYSTVLTPTRYDGYLALEAGATHLASYQPMLVPGLLQTEDYARAVITQMRKDLSPPQVESLVRVRMERQNSRLGGEAPARLWAILDEAVLRRTVGSVEVMRDQMRKLVEASERPNVTVQLLPFSLGAHPGLYGPFVILTFPSPTPDLVWLENPKNSVYLESPQDVENYTDIFDQLRSTALDPSETRTRIARISKELEE; encoded by the coding sequence ATGGCCTTGAAGAGAAGCCTGGTCCCGCAGTCGGTGTACCGGCGACAGCTCGCGGCACGGCTGAAGGAACTGCGTGATGCGACCGGGCTCACCCTCACCGAGGTCGCCGACCAACTGGAGGTCAACCAGGGGTCGCTGAGCCGGATCGAGAACGGCGAACGCGGCACGACGCCGGTACTCGTCCGGGCACTGCTGGACCTGTACGGCGTCAAGGACGACGACCGGCGCGCCGACGCGCTCGACCTAGTGCGAGCGGACAAGGAGCAGCAGAAGCCCTGGTGGCGGAAGTACTCGACGGTGCTCACCCCGACGCGCTACGACGGGTACCTCGCGCTGGAGGCTGGCGCGACGCACCTCGCCAGCTACCAGCCGATGCTCGTGCCGGGGCTGCTCCAGACCGAGGACTACGCCCGTGCCGTGATCACCCAGATGAGGAAGGACCTGTCCCCGCCGCAGGTCGAGTCCCTGGTCAGGGTCCGCATGGAGCGGCAGAACAGCCGCCTGGGCGGTGAGGCCCCTGCCAGGCTCTGGGCGATCCTCGACGAAGCCGTGCTGCGTAGGACGGTCGGCTCCGTCGAAGTGATGCGCGACCAGATGCGGAAGCTGGTGGAGGCGAGCGAGCGGCCGAACGTCACCGTGCAGCTGCTGCCGTTCTCGCTCGGCGCGCATCCCGGGCTGTACGGCCCGTTCGTCATCCTGACGTTCCCGTCCCCCACGCCGGACCTGGTGTGGCTGGAGAATCCCAAGAACTCCGTGTATCTCGAGTCCCCACAGGATGTGGAGAACTACACGGACATCTTTGACCAGTTGAGGAGCACCGCCCTCGACCCGTCGGAGACCCGCACCCGCATCGCACGCATCAGCAAGGAGCTCGAAGAGTGA
- a CDS encoding pyridoxal phosphate-dependent aminotransferase yields the protein MNARPLLNRRLDGLGTTIFAEMSALATATGAINLGQGFPDTDGPEEIREAAVRALREGKGNQYPPGPGIPELRAAISDHQQRFYDVSFDPDTEVLVTAGATEAIAATMLALLEPDDEVIAFEPFYDSYAACIAMAGAKRVPLTLRAPSFRPDLDELHAKITPQTRLLLLNTPHNPTGMVLTADEQSAIAALAIEHDLLVVTDEVYEHLVFEGTHSPIAALPGMRERTVTIGSAGKTFSFTGWKVGWVTANGPLVSTVRTAKQYLTYVSAGPFQYAIAEALRLPDSYFENFRADLRRKRDLLGDGLRAAGFEVYQPQGTYFITTDITPFGEKDAYAFCRVLPERCGVVAIPNSVFYDDPDAGRSQVRFTFCKRDDVLREAIGRLQQLAS from the coding sequence ATGAACGCCAGGCCGCTGCTGAACCGAAGGCTGGACGGACTCGGGACGACGATCTTCGCGGAAATGTCGGCGCTGGCGACCGCGACGGGCGCGATCAACCTGGGCCAGGGCTTCCCGGACACCGACGGCCCCGAGGAGATCCGCGAGGCCGCAGTCCGCGCCCTGCGGGAGGGCAAGGGCAACCAGTATCCGCCCGGCCCCGGCATCCCGGAACTGCGTGCCGCGATCTCCGACCACCAGCAGCGCTTCTACGACGTCTCCTTCGACCCCGACACCGAGGTCCTGGTCACCGCCGGCGCCACCGAGGCCATCGCCGCCACCATGCTGGCGCTGCTGGAGCCGGACGACGAGGTCATCGCCTTCGAGCCCTTCTACGACTCCTACGCCGCCTGCATCGCGATGGCCGGCGCAAAGCGCGTGCCGCTCACCCTGCGTGCCCCGTCCTTCCGCCCGGACCTCGACGAGCTGCACGCCAAGATCACCCCGCAGACCCGCCTCCTGCTCCTCAACACCCCTCACAACCCGACCGGGATGGTCCTCACCGCCGACGAGCAGAGCGCCATCGCCGCGCTCGCCATCGAGCACGACCTGCTCGTCGTCACCGACGAGGTGTACGAGCACTTGGTCTTCGAGGGCACGCACAGCCCCATCGCGGCCCTGCCCGGGATGCGCGAACGCACGGTCACCATCGGCTCGGCCGGCAAGACCTTCTCCTTCACCGGATGGAAGGTTGGCTGGGTCACGGCGAACGGTCCCCTCGTCTCCACCGTCCGGACAGCAAAGCAGTACCTGACGTACGTCAGTGCGGGGCCGTTCCAGTACGCGATCGCCGAGGCACTGCGCCTGCCGGACTCGTACTTCGAGAACTTCCGCGCCGACCTCCGCCGCAAGCGCGACCTGCTCGGCGACGGCCTGCGCGCGGCCGGGTTCGAGGTCTACCAGCCCCAGGGCACGTACTTCATCACCACCGACATCACGCCCTTCGGGGAGAAGGACGCCTATGCCTTCTGCCGCGTGCTTCCCGAACGGTGCGGAGTCGTCGCCATCCCCAACTCCGTGTTCTACGACGACCCGGACGCCGGCCGCAGCCAAGTTCGGTTCACCTTCTGCAAGAGGGACGACGTTCTCCGCGAGGCCATCGGCCGCCTGCAACAACTGGCGTCCTGA
- a CDS encoding DUF397 domain-containing protein: MPSMAALHDVDLAQARWRKSSYSGGANDCVEVAEMGGHAAVRDSKNISRGPLLLSNAAMRALVSGIASGAIGGHRS; the protein is encoded by the coding sequence ATGCCCAGCATGGCCGCCCTGCACGACGTCGATCTTGCGCAAGCGCGGTGGCGGAAGAGCTCGTACAGCGGGGGTGCGAACGACTGCGTGGAAGTCGCGGAAATGGGCGGACACGCCGCAGTGCGCGACTCCAAGAACATCAGCCGTGGGCCGTTGCTTCTCTCGAACGCGGCGATGCGCGCGCTGGTCAGCGGGATCGCCAGTGGGGCAATCGGTGGGCATCGGAGCTGA
- a CDS encoding type I restriction endonuclease subunit R yields MREAQARKYDPVAVSAESTVVAEYVPDASGAAAYQSEAALEREMIRLLEAQAYEYLPITSEAQLVANLRTQLEALNHVSFSDSEWESFFSTKIAGQNEGIVEKTLRVQDDHVQLLKRDDGSTKNITLIDKKNVHNNRLQVINQYEVDRGEGGASFANRYDVTVLVNGLPMVHIELKRRGVDIREAFNQINRYQRDSFWAGSGLFEYVQLFVISNGTLTKYYSNSTRSKHLKDNQKAAGAGKGKKSSNSFEFTSWWADAQNKPIAELTAFVKTFFAKHSLLNVLTKYCVLTADRDLLVMRPYQIVATERILRKIECSTNRRTLGTVEAGGYVWHTTGSGKTLTSFKAAQLASKLPDVAKVLFVVDRKDLDYQTMREYDRFEKGAANSNASTAILKKQLEDPNASIIITTIQKLSTFIQANRGHEVFSGHTVIIFDECHRSQFGDMHTDITRAFKRYNLFGFTGTPIFPVNSSSGGNPLLKTTEQAFGDKLHTYTIIDAITDRNVLPFRIDYINTIKVGNPDDKQVSAIDRERALLDVRRLSEITTYILEHFDQKTKRQTSYEHAIVVNVAESTRTRRQVEALREKKRVRGFNALLATASIEAAQRYYLQFKHQQEALTPDQRLKVGIIFSYGANEATDDGILDDEAFDTDALSGDARTFLEDAIRDYNAMFGTSYDTSTDKFQNYYKDLSQRMKNREIDLVIVVNMFLTGFDATTLNTLFVDKNLKMHGLIQAYSRTNRILNSVKRHGNIVVFRDLEEETNAALELFGNRDSKGIVIVPSYSEYYSEYVEKVTELLRTFPLGTPIIGEQAQKDFINLFGAVLRLHNILTEFDDFVGQDLLTERKHQDYRSVYLNLYAEFRAETAAEKERINEDVVFEIELVKQVEIGVDYILLLVEKMRAERGVGEDREIRAQISRAVDASPSLRSKRDLVEDFVNSLSVHGAVDEQWQAYVEAKRDTELAAIIEEQKLKPEQTRAFITAAFRDGQIRTTGTEITKILPPVSRFSRDGGHSDKKKSVIETLTQFFERFFGLGAGGNDYQ; encoded by the coding sequence ATGAGGGAAGCGCAGGCGCGCAAGTACGACCCGGTAGCCGTCTCGGCTGAAAGTACCGTCGTTGCTGAGTACGTCCCTGATGCCTCTGGAGCCGCGGCATACCAATCGGAGGCGGCGCTTGAGCGGGAGATGATCCGTCTGCTGGAGGCGCAGGCGTATGAGTACCTCCCGATCACATCGGAGGCGCAACTGGTCGCGAACCTGCGGACCCAGCTTGAGGCACTAAACCACGTGTCGTTCTCGGATTCTGAGTGGGAGTCGTTCTTCTCCACCAAGATCGCCGGACAGAACGAGGGCATCGTGGAGAAGACACTACGGGTCCAGGATGACCACGTTCAGCTTCTGAAGCGTGACGATGGTTCGACGAAGAACATCACTCTCATCGACAAGAAGAACGTCCACAACAATCGTCTGCAGGTCATCAACCAGTACGAGGTTGACCGGGGCGAGGGCGGTGCAAGTTTCGCTAATCGGTACGACGTGACGGTGCTAGTCAACGGTCTGCCGATGGTGCATATCGAGCTCAAGCGTCGTGGGGTGGACATCCGTGAGGCGTTCAACCAGATCAACCGGTACCAGCGCGATAGCTTTTGGGCAGGCTCTGGGTTGTTCGAGTATGTGCAGTTGTTCGTGATAAGTAACGGCACGCTGACGAAGTACTACTCCAACAGCACCCGCTCAAAGCACTTGAAGGACAACCAGAAAGCTGCCGGCGCGGGAAAGGGCAAGAAGTCAAGCAACTCGTTCGAGTTCACGTCGTGGTGGGCGGACGCGCAGAACAAGCCGATCGCGGAGCTGACCGCGTTCGTCAAGACGTTCTTCGCCAAGCACTCGCTGTTGAACGTGCTGACGAAGTACTGCGTGTTGACAGCCGACCGTGACCTGCTAGTGATGCGGCCGTACCAGATCGTGGCGACGGAGCGGATCTTGCGGAAGATCGAGTGCTCGACGAACCGCAGGACGCTTGGCACCGTCGAGGCGGGCGGGTACGTCTGGCACACGACCGGGTCGGGCAAGACGCTGACGTCGTTCAAGGCTGCGCAGTTGGCATCGAAGCTACCCGATGTCGCGAAAGTGTTGTTCGTCGTCGACCGCAAGGACCTCGACTACCAGACGATGCGTGAGTACGACCGCTTCGAGAAAGGCGCCGCCAACTCGAACGCGTCTACGGCGATCTTGAAGAAGCAGCTCGAGGATCCGAACGCAAGCATCATCATCACGACAATCCAGAAGCTGTCGACGTTCATCCAGGCGAACCGGGGACACGAGGTGTTCTCGGGCCACACTGTGATCATCTTCGACGAGTGTCACCGGTCGCAGTTCGGCGACATGCACACCGACATCACGCGAGCCTTCAAGCGGTACAACCTGTTCGGCTTCACCGGTACCCCGATCTTCCCGGTCAACTCCTCGAGCGGCGGGAACCCGCTGCTGAAGACCACTGAGCAGGCTTTCGGTGACAAGCTGCACACGTACACGATCATAGACGCGATCACGGACAGGAATGTCCTGCCGTTCCGAATTGACTACATCAACACGATCAAGGTCGGCAACCCAGACGATAAGCAGGTCTCGGCGATCGATCGGGAGCGCGCTCTGTTGGATGTGCGCCGACTCAGCGAGATCACGACGTACATCTTGGAGCACTTCGATCAGAAGACGAAGCGGCAGACGAGCTATGAGCACGCGATTGTCGTCAATGTTGCGGAATCGACCCGGACGAGGCGCCAAGTAGAGGCGCTTCGTGAGAAGAAGCGAGTCCGCGGCTTCAACGCCCTGCTCGCCACCGCCTCAATCGAGGCAGCGCAGCGCTACTACTTGCAGTTCAAGCATCAACAGGAGGCGCTCACCCCGGATCAGCGGCTGAAGGTGGGGATCATCTTCTCCTACGGCGCGAACGAGGCCACCGATGACGGGATCCTTGACGACGAGGCGTTTGACACCGACGCACTGAGCGGAGATGCGCGCACATTCCTGGAAGATGCAATCCGGGACTACAACGCGATGTTCGGCACCAGTTACGACACCAGCACCGACAAGTTCCAGAACTATTACAAGGATCTGTCGCAGAGAATGAAGAACCGCGAGATCGACTTGGTCATCGTGGTGAACATGTTCCTCACCGGCTTCGACGCGACAACGCTCAACACGCTGTTCGTCGACAAGAACCTGAAGATGCATGGTTTGATTCAGGCATACTCGCGCACCAATCGGATACTCAACTCCGTCAAACGCCACGGGAATATCGTTGTCTTCCGTGACCTTGAAGAGGAGACGAACGCGGCGCTCGAGCTGTTCGGGAACAGGGACTCCAAGGGCATCGTCATCGTGCCGTCCTACAGCGAGTACTACAGCGAGTACGTCGAGAAGGTCACCGAGCTGCTACGGACCTTCCCGCTTGGCACCCCTATCATCGGGGAGCAGGCCCAGAAGGATTTCATCAACCTTTTTGGTGCCGTATTGCGGCTGCACAACATCCTGACCGAGTTCGACGACTTCGTCGGCCAGGACCTGTTGACAGAGCGCAAGCACCAAGACTACCGCAGTGTATATCTCAACTTGTACGCCGAGTTCCGTGCGGAGACCGCCGCGGAGAAGGAACGCATCAACGAGGATGTTGTCTTCGAGATCGAGCTGGTCAAGCAGGTCGAGATCGGCGTTGACTACATCTTGTTGCTCGTTGAGAAGATGCGGGCCGAGCGTGGGGTCGGTGAGGACAGAGAGATTCGTGCCCAGATCTCGCGTGCGGTCGACGCTAGCCCGAGCCTGCGGAGCAAGCGCGACCTTGTTGAAGACTTCGTGAACTCGCTGTCTGTGCACGGTGCTGTCGATGAACAGTGGCAGGCGTACGTGGAGGCGAAGCGAGATACTGAACTCGCGGCGATCATCGAGGAGCAAAAACTCAAGCCCGAGCAGACGCGGGCGTTCATCACGGCCGCGTTCCGTGACGGGCAGATCCGTACGACTGGTACGGAGATTACGAAGATCCTGCCCCCCGTCTCTCGTTTCAGTCGCGATGGCGGCCACAGCGACAAGAAGAAGAGTGTGATCGAAACATTGACACAGTTCTTCGAGCGGTTCTTTGGGCTGGGCGCTGGAGGGAACGACTACCAGTAA
- a CDS encoding type I restriction-modification system subunit M: MAPTTKEGQRAELHKTIWRIANDLRGSVDGWDFKSYVLGMLFYRFISENLTAYINRGEHEAGDESFDYKVLPDAQAEFARDEVVAEKGFYILPSELFANVRERAARDENLNETLARVFKNIEGSALGTDSEDDLKGLFDDLDVNSNKLGGTVAKRNQKLVKLLDAIGDLPLGRFEDNSIDLFGDAYEYLMQMYAANAGKSGGEYYTPQEVSELLARITVVGKKQVNKVYDPAVGSGSLLLKFDKVLGKNNVRRGFYGQEINLTTYNLARINMFLHDVNYSDFNLAHGDTLIDPAHWDDEPFEAIVSNPPYSTRWEGDANPLLINDERFAPAGVLAPKSKADLAFTMHMLSWLAVNGTAAIVEFPGVLYRGGAEKKIRQYLIDNNYVDTVIQMPADLFFGTTIATCILVLKKSKNSSDVLFIDASAEYKRVGNKNKLFEEHQARILDAFTAREPEDHFSTLVSIEDIAANDYNIAVSSYVESEDTRTEVDIVELNAEIARIVARQAELRTSIDAIVSDLEAGGNALV, translated from the coding sequence ATGGCACCGACCACCAAAGAAGGCCAGCGGGCAGAGCTGCACAAGACGATCTGGCGTATCGCGAACGACCTGCGCGGCAGTGTCGACGGCTGGGACTTCAAGAGCTACGTGCTGGGCATGCTCTTCTACCGCTTCATCTCCGAGAACCTAACGGCGTACATCAACCGCGGCGAACATGAAGCTGGAGATGAGTCGTTCGACTACAAGGTGCTTCCCGACGCGCAGGCCGAGTTCGCTCGTGACGAGGTGGTGGCAGAGAAGGGCTTCTACATTCTGCCGTCGGAACTGTTCGCCAATGTCCGCGAGCGCGCTGCACGGGACGAGAACCTCAACGAAACGCTCGCTCGGGTCTTCAAGAACATCGAGGGCTCGGCACTGGGAACCGACAGCGAGGACGATCTGAAGGGGCTGTTTGACGATCTTGACGTCAACAGCAACAAGCTCGGAGGAACGGTCGCCAAGCGCAACCAGAAGCTCGTGAAGTTGCTCGACGCCATCGGCGATCTGCCGCTGGGGCGGTTTGAGGACAACTCGATCGACCTGTTCGGCGATGCCTACGAATACCTGATGCAGATGTACGCGGCCAACGCGGGCAAGTCCGGTGGCGAGTACTACACGCCGCAGGAGGTCTCGGAACTGCTGGCGCGCATCACGGTCGTCGGCAAGAAGCAGGTTAACAAGGTCTATGACCCGGCGGTCGGGTCGGGCTCGCTGCTGCTGAAATTCGACAAAGTGCTCGGCAAGAACAATGTCCGCCGGGGTTTCTACGGTCAGGAGATCAACCTGACCACGTACAACCTTGCCCGGATCAATATGTTCCTACACGACGTGAACTACTCCGACTTCAACCTCGCGCACGGCGACACTCTCATTGACCCGGCGCACTGGGACGATGAACCGTTCGAGGCGATCGTCTCCAACCCACCGTACTCGACCAGGTGGGAAGGTGACGCGAACCCGCTGCTGATCAACGATGAGCGGTTTGCGCCGGCGGGCGTGCTGGCGCCGAAGTCGAAGGCCGACCTGGCCTTCACGATGCACATGCTCAGCTGGCTCGCCGTCAACGGTACGGCCGCGATCGTCGAGTTCCCTGGGGTCCTGTACCGCGGGGGTGCGGAAAAGAAGATCCGTCAGTACCTGATCGACAACAACTACGTCGATACGGTCATCCAGATGCCTGCCGACCTGTTCTTCGGAACCACGATCGCCACGTGCATTCTAGTGCTGAAGAAGTCGAAAAACTCCAGCGACGTACTCTTTATCGACGCCTCAGCCGAGTACAAGCGTGTTGGCAACAAGAACAAGCTGTTCGAGGAGCACCAGGCAAGGATTCTCGATGCGTTCACCGCGCGAGAGCCGGAAGATCACTTCTCCACGCTCGTCAGCATCGAGGACATTGCCGCGAACGACTACAACATCGCTGTGTCCTCTTATGTGGAGTCGGAGGACACGCGCACGGAGGTCGACATCGTCGAGTTGAACGCCGAGATCGCCCGCATCGTGGCGCGGCAGGCAGAGCTGCGCACGTCGATCGACGCGATCGTTTCCGATCTGGAAGCGGGGGGAAATGCGCTTGTCTAA
- a CDS encoding N-6 DNA methylase codes for MPVPPSGSEGSLHALIQAIGSTQLVRPLLDHCLRDLSADQAQADGSHYFTPDDMARLMVGAAVPRDGHRVLDPVCGSGGLLVESHRYVRERVGLDPTMSLQGKEQHAHTSQVARMNFAVRGITAHVFPPGDSLAEPEPEPYDIVLANLPFNQRNWALEGEAEQTRRSGFAVPVDPRWPEEPPSRGSANPAWIQHIAHALAPSGRAVFLMADKMANSRQPVTRRLRQRLLRDDLVECVIALPPRVFGQSKAPACLWVLNRDKSARPGWGTRDRRQQVLFVNARRAFEPVPDSRARRLGDKNTALILTTLAAWRGLSENGATASPYNDAAGWSRSCSTKEIADHESSLMPTSYAVEPPSPERDTRSRVEQLKLELVDQLDQMRVLELRLLDVLEEI; via the coding sequence ATGCCCGTTCCGCCCTCCGGTTCCGAAGGATCACTGCACGCTCTCATCCAAGCCATCGGCTCCACTCAGCTGGTCAGGCCCCTGCTCGACCACTGCCTCCGTGACCTCTCGGCGGACCAGGCCCAGGCTGACGGCAGCCACTACTTCACGCCGGACGACATGGCCCGCCTCATGGTCGGTGCGGCCGTCCCTCGCGACGGGCACAGAGTGCTGGACCCGGTCTGCGGTTCAGGGGGACTGCTTGTCGAGAGTCACCGCTACGTCCGCGAACGCGTCGGGCTGGACCCGACCATGTCCTTGCAGGGGAAGGAGCAGCACGCCCACACCTCGCAGGTGGCCCGCATGAACTTCGCGGTGCGGGGGATCACGGCCCATGTCTTCCCGCCCGGAGACAGCCTCGCGGAGCCCGAACCCGAGCCGTACGACATCGTCCTGGCCAACCTTCCCTTCAACCAGCGCAACTGGGCGTTGGAGGGCGAGGCAGAGCAAACTCGCCGGTCGGGCTTTGCAGTCCCTGTCGATCCCCGCTGGCCGGAGGAACCGCCGTCCCGAGGGTCCGCCAACCCCGCGTGGATTCAGCACATCGCGCACGCGCTTGCTCCTTCCGGACGTGCCGTCTTCCTGATGGCCGACAAGATGGCCAACAGCAGGCAGCCCGTCACCCGAAGGCTCCGCCAACGTCTCCTGCGTGACGACCTTGTCGAGTGCGTGATCGCTCTGCCGCCTCGCGTGTTCGGTCAGTCCAAAGCCCCCGCCTGTCTGTGGGTGCTCAACAGGGACAAGAGCGCGCGCCCCGGCTGGGGTACCCGGGACCGTCGCCAGCAGGTGCTGTTCGTCAACGCGCGGCGAGCCTTCGAACCGGTCCCGGATTCGAGAGCGCGAAGGCTGGGCGACAAGAACACGGCATTGATCCTGACCACTCTGGCGGCCTGGCGTGGCCTCTCCGAGAACGGTGCCACGGCCTCGCCGTACAACGACGCAGCCGGCTGGTCCCGAAGCTGCTCCACCAAGGAGATCGCCGACCACGAGTCCAGCCTGATGCCGACCTCGTACGCCGTGGAGCCCCCCAGCCCCGAACGGGACACGCGAAGCCGGGTCGAGCAACTCAAGCTCGAACTGGTCGATCAGCTCGACCAGATGCGCGTCCTGGAACTCCGGCTGCTGGACGTCTTGGAGGAGATCTGA